The following nucleotide sequence is from Parvularculales bacterium.
CCCTTTGGCGAGTCAGCAGATGCGTAACTTGCGGATTTATGCGGGTGCCGAGCATCCCCATCAGGCGCAGTCACCGGTTCCTTTTGATGTGGCCACCTTGAATAGCAAAAACGCGAGGGCGGTATGATGACGGAAATGACCGACGTAGCTCCAACAAATACATCCCCTCAGGATGCGCCTCCTGTCGCTCCCGTCTCCGTGGAGCCAGCGTCTCCGCCGGAGCCGCAGATTGATGAGCATGGCCGGGCACGGGCTACAGGCAAGCGGAAAGAGTCGGTCGCCTGCGTGTGGATAAAGCCGGGCCGTGGAACGATTACCGTTAACGGTAAAGCGGTGGAGAGTTATTTTGCCCGTCCGGTGTTGCGGATGATTATCAACCAACCTCTTGTAGAGGCCGGGCGTGAGTCTCAATATGACGTTATGTGCTCGGTCCACGGAGGAGGCTTGTCGGGACAAGCAGGAGCGGTTCGCCATGGCATATCGCGGGCGCTTGTTCGTTGTGAACCTGACCTGCGTCCACCTCTTAAAAATGGAGGTTTTTTGACGCGGGATTCACGGGTTGTGGAGCGTAAGAAATATGGTCGCCGTAAGGCGCGACGCAGCTTCCAATTCTCCAAACGTTAATTTTTCAATATCAGAGCCCAACATCAGGGCCTAACATCAATCAGGGTTTGCCATATTAGCCGGCAGTGTTGGCGGGTAGAGCAGCGTAGCACGCCGACATAATGCTCAGCAGGGCAGGCTCAATCATTACAGGAGCGGTATTATGTCTGTTTCTTCTCTTCAGGTCGCTATTCTTGGTGCGTCCGGCTATACGGGCGGCGATGCCATTCGCTTGTTGGCGTGTCATCCGAATGTCACTCTAATGGCATTAATTGCCCAACGTCATGCGGGTGAGGCGGTAGAAGACGTCTGGCCTCATTTGGGGGCTACGGACCTGCCGGATATGGTAACGCCCGAACAGGTTGATTGGGAGCATGTAGATGCCGTGGTGTGCGGCCTGCCTCATGGAACGTTTCAGGCGATGAGTACCGATCTGCCGGATCATGTAAAAATTATTGATATGTCGGCGGATTTTCGTCTGCGGGATAAAGAGGTCTACGCCCATTGGTATGGACAGCCTCACGCGGCGCCCGATATGCAGGAACAAGCCGTTTATGGCTTAACGGAGTTTTACCGCAATGATATTGCCGTAGCCCGGCTTGTTGCGTGTCCCGGATGTTATCCGACGGCGGTGTTGCTGGCCTTGCTGCCTCTGGTTTCAGAGCGCTGCATTACGCCGGAGGATTTAATCATTGACGCTAAATCCGGTGTGAGTGGCGCCGGTCGGGGGCTGAAACAGCAAAACCTGTTTAGTGAAATTGCTGAAGCCATGCATCCTTATAATGTTGGATCTCACCGGTCTGTTTCTGAAATTGAGCAGGAACTATCGCGGGCGGGTGGCGTACCGGTTATGGTCAATTTTACGCCTCATCTTGTCCCGTTAAACCGGGGCGAGCTGGTTACGGTCTATGCCCGTTTGGGGCAAGGACAGACGGCAGATGATGCGCGGCGTATTTTGTCCACCCGCTATGAAGCGGAGCCTTTCGTCAATGTGCTTGAAGCGGGCCACACACCGGCAACCCGTCAGGTGCGGGGGTCTAATCTGTGTCAGATTGGCGTTTTTGCCGACCGCCTTCCTGAGCGGGTTATTATTGTGGCGGCGATTGACAATCTGGTTAAGGGATCAAGTGGACAGGCCGTTCAGAACCTTAATCTCATGTTTGGTTTTGATGAGACCACAGGATTGGAGCAAAAGCCTCTTTTTCCCTAAAGATAAGATGCGGTATGCT
It contains:
- the rpsI gene encoding 30S ribosomal protein S9, coding for MDEHGRARATGKRKESVACVWIKPGRGTITVNGKAVESYFARPVLRMIINQPLVEAGRESQYDVMCSVHGGGLSGQAGAVRHGISRALVRCEPDLRPPLKNGGFLTRDSRVVERKKYGRRKARRSFQFSKR
- the argC gene encoding N-acetyl-gamma-glutamyl-phosphate reductase; amino-acid sequence: MSVSSLQVAILGASGYTGGDAIRLLACHPNVTLMALIAQRHAGEAVEDVWPHLGATDLPDMVTPEQVDWEHVDAVVCGLPHGTFQAMSTDLPDHVKIIDMSADFRLRDKEVYAHWYGQPHAAPDMQEQAVYGLTEFYRNDIAVARLVACPGCYPTAVLLALLPLVSERCITPEDLIIDAKSGVSGAGRGLKQQNLFSEIAEAMHPYNVGSHRSVSEIEQELSRAGGVPVMVNFTPHLVPLNRGELVTVYARLGQGQTADDARRILSTRYEAEPFVNVLEAGHTPATRQVRGSNLCQIGVFADRLPERVIIVAAIDNLVKGSSGQAVQNLNLMFGFDETTGLEQKPLFP